The Fulvivirga ligni genome window below encodes:
- a CDS encoding MFS transporter, producing the protein MLKNKVITEANKGIATLLAFSIVPLSGLVTDIYLPSMPHMATNLGVDESKIQLTLSFFLISYGLTQFIAGSIIDALGRFKVTLICLLIFCAASLSIAITSNINLILAMRIIQGISTGFIIVSKRVFFVDVYEGEKRKNLISTMTIVWAAAPILAPFVGGYLEDYYGWRSNFYVLTGYGLLMFFLELIFSGESIKKYHALKIKTTLRTYADMLRTPDFALGIAMTGISYGLVMMYSMSGPFIIEHEMGYSPVVAGYVSLLLGAGWMVGGFTSKALLKYRPGNKSFSSLGIQILMGVIMAFAGWLGQDLFSLSVTAFVIHAAAGFIFNIFFTHCLSRFPDYAGISNGITGGGTYFVTSFLSYSAVAIFQPFAEEYLGYGYLGFSVIGIAALISWLASMKTKAATQPAS; encoded by the coding sequence ATGCTGAAAAATAAAGTGATTACAGAAGCCAACAAGGGGATAGCTACTTTGTTGGCCTTTTCAATAGTACCCCTCTCCGGATTAGTTACGGATATTTATCTCCCCTCTATGCCGCATATGGCTACTAACCTGGGTGTAGATGAAAGTAAGATCCAGCTTACGCTTAGCTTTTTCCTGATCAGCTATGGACTTACACAGTTCATTGCCGGGAGTATTATTGACGCCTTGGGCAGGTTCAAAGTAACGTTGATCTGCTTACTAATATTCTGTGCTGCCAGCTTAAGCATTGCTATCACCAGTAATATCAACCTGATTTTAGCCATGCGCATTATTCAGGGAATTTCCACTGGCTTTATCATAGTGAGCAAGCGTGTCTTTTTTGTTGATGTATATGAAGGTGAAAAGCGCAAAAACCTGATCAGCACTATGACTATAGTTTGGGCTGCTGCACCTATATTAGCTCCATTTGTTGGCGGCTATTTGGAAGATTATTATGGCTGGCGAAGCAACTTTTACGTACTTACAGGATATGGATTGCTCATGTTCTTTCTGGAACTTATCTTTTCCGGAGAAAGCATTAAGAAATATCATGCATTAAAAATTAAGACCACCCTAAGAACTTATGCTGATATGCTGCGCACACCGGACTTTGCTCTAGGTATAGCTATGACCGGCATTAGTTATGGCCTGGTGATGATGTACAGCATGTCTGGGCCATTTATTATAGAACATGAAATGGGATATTCACCAGTAGTGGCTGGTTACGTATCATTACTCCTTGGCGCAGGCTGGATGGTGGGTGGATTTACCTCAAAGGCCCTGTTAAAGTATAGACCCGGCAATAAATCATTTTCCTCTTTAGGCATACAAATACTTATGGGAGTAATCATGGCTTTCGCAGGTTGGTTAGGTCAGGATCTGTTTTCCCTCTCTGTCACGGCTTTTGTTATTCATGCTGCAGCCGGATTTATATTCAACATCTTCTTCACCCATTGCCTATCGCGATTTCCAGATTATGCGGGTATTTCGAATGGCATTACCGGAGGTGGCACCTATTTCGTCACCTCATTTCTAAGCTATAGCGCAGTAGCCATTTTTCAGCCTTTCGCCGAAGAATACCTGGGTTATGGATATTTAGGCTTTAGTGTAATTGGAATAGCTGCCCTCATTTCGTGGCTCGCTTCCATGAAAACTAAAGCCGCGACACAGCCTGCTAGTTAA
- a CDS encoding MFS transporter encodes MTTNKLPKSLLILMAASTGLVVANNYYNQPLLGEMARSFHVAETEVSFIPMLTQIGYAVGLFLIVPLGDKYERKKLILSDFIFIIAALLAAAVAPNLVTLMIASFFIGLSSVLPQLFVPMAAQLATDEKRGASIGTMMTGMLVGILGSRTISGFVGAHLGWRSMYFIAAGIMVLLWILLKIKLPTLKPEFSGNYGQLLKSIIHQFKTRPRLRIAAVRGAFDFASFSIFWTTLVFLLEGEPFNMGSDAAGSFGFAGIAGAIAASYVGRLADKHDKSKIVIGAVIIIAISWVILGLSHASIIGLIIGAILLDLGVQSVHITNQTIIFEGNPSERNRINTVYMVLYFIGGATGTLIGGLAWTHFQWTGVCVAGGAFGLLVLLTHLGFGRSLK; translated from the coding sequence TTGACTACGAATAAATTACCAAAATCACTACTTATACTCATGGCAGCCAGCACCGGACTGGTGGTGGCTAATAATTACTATAACCAGCCACTACTAGGAGAAATGGCGCGATCATTCCATGTGGCGGAGACTGAGGTCAGCTTCATTCCTATGCTTACACAAATTGGTTATGCTGTAGGGCTTTTCTTAATAGTACCGTTAGGAGATAAATACGAACGAAAAAAGCTTATATTATCAGATTTCATATTTATAATCGCCGCACTATTAGCAGCTGCTGTAGCTCCAAATTTAGTCACGCTGATGATCGCCAGCTTTTTCATAGGTCTAAGCTCGGTACTACCTCAACTATTCGTTCCTATGGCAGCACAGCTGGCTACTGATGAAAAGAGAGGAGCATCCATCGGCACTATGATGACCGGAATGCTCGTAGGAATTTTGGGTTCCAGAACTATAAGCGGCTTTGTAGGAGCACACCTGGGCTGGAGGTCCATGTATTTCATTGCTGCCGGCATTATGGTTTTATTATGGATCCTTCTGAAAATTAAACTTCCGACGCTTAAACCAGAATTCAGTGGCAACTACGGACAGTTACTAAAATCTATCATTCACCAGTTCAAAACCAGGCCTAGATTGCGAATAGCAGCTGTAAGAGGAGCATTTGATTTTGCCAGTTTTAGTATTTTCTGGACTACGCTGGTTTTCCTATTAGAAGGAGAACCTTTTAATATGGGTAGCGATGCTGCTGGGTCATTTGGTTTTGCAGGCATAGCGGGAGCCATAGCAGCTTCTTATGTAGGCAGGTTAGCAGATAAGCATGACAAAAGCAAAATAGTAATAGGTGCTGTAATAATTATAGCCATCTCCTGGGTGATATTGGGCCTCTCTCATGCCAGCATCATAGGCTTAATCATCGGAGCTATACTCCTGGATCTTGGCGTACAATCAGTTCATATTACCAACCAAACCATAATTTTCGAAGGAAATCCATCTGAAAGAAACAGAATTAATACTGTGTACATGGTTCTCTATTTCATTGGCGGCGCCACCGGAACCCTCATCGGCGGCCTGGCCTGGACTCACTTTCAGTGGACCGGTGTTTGCGTAGCAGGAGGTGCTTTTGGGTTATTAGTTTTGCTCACACATTTGGGCTTTGGAAGGTCATTGAAGTGA